The proteins below come from a single Mytilus edulis chromosome 5, xbMytEdul2.2, whole genome shotgun sequence genomic window:
- the LOC139522474 gene encoding uncharacterized protein: MDMDIRFPLRMIALLVTFHIAVCQDELRDRSGSDNETGNSSHLSVFWLGVALAAVFAVSMIIASVLVILRKIKNKNEILLLQRKLTEIEGHRLNIEIERLTIEKRRLEIVENKLAFSAA; the protein is encoded by the exons ATGGACATGGATATACGTTTTCCTTTACGAATGATTGCTTTACTGGTGACTTTCCACATAGCTGTTTGTCAAG ATGAACTAAGAGATAGATCTGGATCGGATAATGAAACAGGAAACTCGTCTCACCTAAGTGTTTTTTGGTTAGGTGTTGCATTAGCTGCCGTCTTTGCTGTTAGCATGATAATTGCTAGTGTTTTGGTGAttctaagaaaaattaaaaacaaaaacgaaat TTTATTACTGCAAAGGAAACTTACCGAAATAGAGGGACATCGTTTGAACATTGAGATTGAGAGATTGACCATCGAaaagagaagacttgaaattgtTGAAAACAAACTTGCATTCTCTGCGGCATAA
- the LOC139522473 gene encoding uncharacterized protein, translating to MYRAVSHFRMSDISLLLDKLRDEQTDRLGHVSGSEYARVTSHDITVPLIVVVVSVLLLVIMFIFLAVVIKKKMKNKNEMLLLQRKLTEIEGHRLNIEIERLIIEKRRVEIVEDKLAFSAA from the exons ATGTACAGAGCAGTATCCCATTTCCGTATGTCTGATATTAGTTTGCTTCTTGACAAGTTACGTG ATGAACAAACAGATAGATTGGGACATGTATCTGGATCTGAGTATGCGAGAGTAACATCACATGATATAACTGTTCCTTTGATAGTTGTTGTTGTTAGTGTCTTGTTGCTAGTTATTATGTTCATTTTCCTAGCTGTTGTGATTAAGAAGAAAATGAAGAACAAAAACGAAAT GCTATTACTGCAACGGAAACTTACCGAAATAGAGGGCCATCGTTTGAACATTGAGATAGAGAGATTGATCATTGAAAAGAGAAGAGTTGAAATTGTTGAAGACAAGCTTGCATTCTCTGCGGCATAA